Proteins from a genomic interval of Bifidobacterium longum subsp. infantis ATCC 15697 = JCM 1222 = DSM 20088:
- the gatA gene encoding Asp-tRNA(Asn)/Glu-tRNA(Gln) amidotransferase subunit GatA: MSNETATLVKLSAAEQAAAIKKGDVTSRELVEAHLKVIEAAEPSIKAFLKVSGDVALEQADAFDAKSAEDKAALPELAGVPIAIKDMIVTKGIETTAASKILEGWVPPYDATVIEKLKAAGMPILGKTNLDEFAQGSSTEHSAYQTTHNPWDTERVPGGSGGGSASAVAAFEAPIALGTDTGGSIRQPGALTGTVGVKPTYGGVSRFGAIAMASSLDQIGPVSRTVLDSALLQEIIGGHDKRDSTSIPEGPRPMVAAAREGAKRDLKGMKVGLIKELGGEGFQPGVEARFGEAVDKLKDMGAEVVEVSCPHIGYSLGAYYIIMPSEVSSNLARYDGMRYGLRVMPPAGVPQTAANMMAYTREAGFGDEVKRRIILGTYALSAGYYDAWYGSAQKVRTLIIEDFKKAFEQVDVLISPTSPSTAFKFGEKMDDPLAMYVNDIATIPANLAGMPAMSIPAGLSDDGLPVGFQFIAPQQRDEVMYKPAAALEAALEDGWNGPIWNDLKTPWLDGLGK, translated from the coding sequence ATGAGCAACGAAACCGCAACTCTTGTCAAACTGTCTGCTGCCGAGCAGGCCGCTGCCATCAAGAAGGGCGACGTCACCTCCCGTGAGCTCGTCGAAGCCCACCTCAAGGTGATCGAAGCCGCTGAGCCGTCTATCAAGGCCTTCCTGAAGGTTTCCGGCGATGTGGCTCTCGAGCAGGCCGACGCCTTCGACGCCAAGTCCGCCGAAGACAAGGCCGCCCTGCCTGAGCTGGCTGGTGTGCCGATCGCCATCAAGGACATGATCGTCACCAAGGGCATCGAAACCACCGCCGCCTCCAAGATCCTCGAGGGCTGGGTGCCGCCGTACGACGCCACCGTCATCGAAAAGCTCAAGGCCGCCGGCATGCCGATTCTCGGCAAGACCAACCTCGACGAATTCGCCCAAGGCTCCTCCACCGAGCACTCCGCCTACCAGACCACCCACAACCCGTGGGATACCGAGCGCGTGCCCGGCGGTTCCGGTGGCGGCTCCGCCTCCGCAGTCGCCGCATTCGAAGCACCGATCGCCCTCGGCACCGACACCGGTGGCTCGATTCGCCAGCCCGGCGCCCTGACCGGCACCGTGGGCGTCAAACCCACCTACGGCGGCGTCTCCCGTTTCGGAGCCATCGCCATGGCCTCCTCGCTCGACCAGATCGGCCCGGTCTCCCGCACCGTGCTCGACTCCGCACTGCTGCAGGAGATCATCGGTGGCCACGACAAGCGTGACTCCACCTCCATCCCCGAAGGCCCGCGCCCGATGGTCGCCGCCGCCCGCGAAGGCGCCAAGCGCGATCTGAAGGGCATGAAGGTCGGCCTCATCAAGGAACTCGGCGGCGAGGGCTTCCAGCCCGGCGTCGAGGCCCGTTTCGGCGAGGCCGTCGACAAGCTCAAGGACATGGGCGCCGAAGTCGTTGAGGTCTCCTGCCCGCACATCGGATACTCGCTGGGCGCCTACTACATCATCATGCCGTCCGAGGTCAGCTCCAACCTGGCCCGTTACGATGGCATGCGCTACGGTCTGCGCGTCATGCCGCCGGCCGGCGTGCCCCAGACCGCCGCCAACATGATGGCCTACACCCGTGAGGCCGGCTTCGGCGACGAGGTCAAGCGCCGCATCATCCTCGGCACCTACGCCCTGTCCGCCGGCTACTATGACGCCTGGTACGGCTCGGCTCAAAAGGTCCGCACGCTCATCATCGAGGACTTCAAGAAGGCCTTCGAACAGGTCGATGTGCTGATCTCGCCCACCAGCCCGTCCACCGCCTTCAAGTTCGGCGAGAAGATGGACGATCCGCTGGCCATGTACGTCAACGACATCGCCACGATTCCGGCCAACCTCGCCGGCATGCCCGCCATGTCCATCCCGGCCGGCCTGTCCGACGACGGCCTGCCCGTCGGCTTCCAGTTCATCGCCCCGCAGCAGCGCGACGAAGTCATGTACAAGCCGGCTGCGGCCCTCGAAGCAGCGCTGGAGGACGGCTGGAACGGCCCGATCTGGAACGACCTCAAGACCCCATGGCTTGACGGTCTGGGCAAGTGA
- the gatB gene encoding Asp-tRNA(Asn)/Glu-tRNA(Gln) amidotransferase subunit GatB — MAEKLMKYADATKKYDVVFGLETHVELSTNTKLFCPAHIEFGGEPNTELTPVSLGLPGSLPVINKTAVDYAIKLGLALHCEIAEWSQFARKNYFYPDMPRDYQISQYDKPTNGNGYLDVELEDGTVFRVPIERAHIEDDAGKNTHVGGADGRIEGADHSLVDYNRAGVPLIEIVTKPIEGAGDRAPEIAGAYVRAIRDIVRALNISHARMEQGNMRADVNVSLRPSPDAPYGTRSETKNVNSFRGIEKTIQYEIRRQAARLDDGKEILQETRHWDEATQTTAGGRLKSDADDYRYFPDPDLVMLHITKEHIEEMKAQMPEMPRERRNRLKSEWGLSDLQMRDILNADALDLIEETVKAGAKAAGARKWWLGELSREANAKGVSLEELPITPADVAEVEKLIASGKLNDKLAKQTVEGVLKGEGTPDEVVKKHDYKIVEDNGAIEAAVDAAFEANPDVVEKLKSGNMKPMGVIIGAVMKATRGQADAKAVTKVVMGKIKG, encoded by the coding sequence ATGGCTGAAAAACTGATGAAGTACGCCGATGCCACCAAGAAGTACGATGTGGTCTTCGGTCTGGAAACCCACGTGGAGCTGTCCACGAACACCAAGCTGTTCTGCCCGGCCCACATCGAGTTCGGCGGCGAGCCGAACACCGAACTGACTCCGGTGAGCCTCGGCCTGCCGGGCAGTCTGCCGGTGATCAACAAGACCGCGGTCGATTACGCCATCAAACTGGGTCTCGCCCTGCACTGCGAAATCGCCGAGTGGAGCCAGTTCGCCCGCAAGAACTACTTCTACCCGGACATGCCGCGCGACTATCAGATCTCGCAGTACGACAAGCCCACCAACGGCAATGGCTACCTGGACGTCGAGCTGGAAGACGGCACTGTGTTCCGTGTGCCGATCGAGCGCGCCCACATCGAAGACGACGCCGGCAAGAACACCCACGTGGGTGGTGCCGACGGCCGTATCGAAGGCGCCGACCACTCGCTGGTCGACTACAACCGCGCCGGTGTGCCGCTGATCGAGATCGTCACCAAGCCGATCGAGGGTGCGGGCGACCGCGCTCCCGAAATCGCCGGTGCCTATGTGCGCGCCATCCGCGACATCGTGCGTGCGCTGAACATCTCCCACGCTCGTATGGAGCAGGGCAACATGCGCGCCGACGTGAACGTCTCGCTGCGTCCAAGCCCGGATGCCCCCTACGGCACCCGTTCCGAGACCAAGAACGTGAACTCGTTCCGCGGCATCGAGAAGACCATCCAGTACGAGATTCGCCGTCAGGCCGCTCGTCTGGACGACGGCAAGGAGATTCTGCAGGAGACCCGCCACTGGGATGAGGCTACGCAGACCACCGCTGGCGGCCGTCTGAAGTCCGATGCCGACGACTACCGCTACTTCCCGGACCCCGACCTCGTCATGCTCCACATCACCAAGGAGCACATCGAGGAGATGAAGGCCCAGATGCCGGAAATGCCGCGCGAGCGCCGCAACCGCCTCAAGTCCGAGTGGGGCCTGAGTGATCTGCAGATGCGCGACATCCTCAACGCCGACGCCCTCGACCTGATTGAGGAAACCGTCAAGGCCGGTGCCAAGGCGGCCGGTGCGCGCAAGTGGTGGCTGGGCGAGCTTTCCCGCGAAGCCAACGCCAAGGGTGTGTCCCTCGAAGAGCTGCCGATCACCCCGGCCGACGTGGCCGAAGTCGAGAAGCTCATCGCCTCCGGCAAGCTCAACGACAAGCTCGCCAAGCAGACCGTCGAAGGCGTGCTGAAGGGCGAAGGCACCCCGGATGAGGTCGTCAAGAAGCACGACTACAAGATCGTCGAAGACAACGGTGCCATCGAGGCGGCCGTCGACGCGGCGTTCGAGGCGAACCCGGATGTCGTCGAGAAGCTCAAGAGCGGCAACATGAAGCCGATGGGCGTGATCATCGGCGCCGTGATGAAGGCCACACGCGGCCAAGCCGACGCCAAGGCCGTCACCAAGGTCGTCATGGGCAAGATCAAGGGCTGA
- a CDS encoding GNAT family N-acetyltransferase has protein sequence MTTTNETLSMATEVQLKRDLPQSIVIPPIRGEMVHLRPATAEDLPRLDELDAFYGASKITGKDAVTERAIVHTWVRRSQAWEAGQAPAESGVGDPESRRTIAWAVLTDADHDDDGQLDAASTDNVIGMIFLIDIDGWSKSARIQIILGREYRGRGYSRDAMPRVMTYGFAPEPAGLGMHRIWVSVPEKNSRSISVYQSLGFVPSGTSRDALWDVENNKYQDLIVMDTLVDEYDPIRSLDAFGMHLIEDNPGVKEALSAREHSIAIQQNKPEPEPAQRGEAAAVTTSDVQSQAQTPAAAQPVEPQAGHHDDTQKNARHSLEEESNWPYDQAERKPSKEAWWRTLGRGRKRDTESE, from the coding sequence ATGACCACAACCAACGAGACGCTGAGCATGGCTACCGAAGTGCAACTGAAGCGCGATCTGCCACAGAGCATCGTCATTCCGCCAATTCGTGGCGAAATGGTGCACCTGCGCCCCGCCACCGCCGAGGACCTGCCTCGTTTGGATGAACTAGATGCCTTCTATGGCGCATCCAAGATCACCGGCAAGGATGCGGTCACCGAACGCGCCATTGTACACACGTGGGTCCGCCGCTCCCAAGCCTGGGAAGCCGGTCAGGCGCCCGCCGAATCCGGCGTGGGCGACCCGGAATCTCGCCGCACCATCGCATGGGCTGTATTGACTGACGCCGACCATGACGATGACGGTCAGCTCGATGCGGCCAGCACCGATAACGTCATCGGCATGATTTTCCTTATCGACATCGACGGCTGGTCCAAGTCCGCCCGCATCCAGATCATCTTGGGCCGTGAATACCGTGGCCGCGGCTACTCCCGTGACGCCATGCCGCGTGTGATGACTTACGGCTTTGCGCCCGAACCGGCCGGCCTGGGCATGCACCGCATCTGGGTGAGCGTGCCGGAAAAGAACAGCCGTTCGATTTCGGTCTACCAGTCGCTCGGATTCGTGCCGTCCGGCACCTCGCGCGACGCGTTGTGGGATGTCGAAAACAACAAATATCAGGACCTTATCGTCATGGACACGTTGGTCGACGAGTACGATCCGATTCGTTCGCTTGACGCTTTTGGCATGCACTTGATTGAGGACAATCCGGGTGTCAAGGAGGCGCTGTCCGCGCGCGAGCATTCCATCGCCATCCAGCAGAACAAGCCGGAACCCGAGCCGGCACAGCGTGGTGAGGCAGCCGCCGTCACGACGAGTGACGTGCAGTCTCAGGCCCAGACGCCGGCGGCCGCACAGCCAGTCGAGCCACAGGCCGGGCACCACGACGATACGCAGAAGAACGCGCGCCACAGTCTCGAAGAGGAAAGCAACTGGCCGTACGATCAGGCAGAACGCAAGCCCTCAAAGGAAGCATGGTGGCGTACGCTGGGCCGCGGCCGCAAACGCGATACGGAAAGTGAGTGA
- a CDS encoding DUF2469 domain-containing protein, with translation MSAEDLDNYETDAELALYREYRDVIKLFTYVVETERRFYLANKVDFNVRSAGQDVYFDVQLTDAWVWDVYRSSRFVKSVRIVTFKDVNVEEVQKTDIDIPDDIH, from the coding sequence ATGAGTGCCGAGGATCTCGACAATTACGAAACCGACGCCGAACTCGCGCTGTATAGGGAATACCGTGACGTCATCAAGCTGTTCACCTATGTGGTGGAGACTGAGCGTCGCTTCTACTTGGCGAATAAGGTCGATTTCAACGTGCGTTCCGCTGGCCAGGACGTGTATTTCGATGTGCAGCTGACTGACGCATGGGTATGGGATGTCTACCGTTCCAGCCGTTTCGTCAAGTCCGTGCGCATCGTGACGTTCAAGGACGTGAACGTCGAAGAAGTCCAGAAAACCGATATCGACATTCCCGACGACATCCACTGA
- a CDS encoding histidine-type phosphatase, with the protein MSTRVMKRIVGSVACLAASAMLLPGTIRPAQAMEADGRYYSSKQPYVAPNDATASSYSKAPKGYGPIYTESMARHGSRGLSSYKYDALLMRMAETAARDGGFKSEAIKAEFVKNLSGITAANVENGYGMLTGQGAQQHYGIGERAYQRNRSLFDQAAADGGTIAYQSSGEARATESGENFEKGFNEASGGRLIGNVSAPTNPADSGNGKDFQKNPDTLYFHKVQNPDGTSKVPGTKAYDIANNYQNFVANDATIAGAEKTIGDNVDVKRASHDLLSQIFTEEFLAKLENGEYKWYNTTDGTKKGGKNCAPGADASKDPDACGEVSKKIKSEYDAAMDLYNLYIIAADMHNENTGDHTFAFDQYFQGAYADDARMFAWALDAEDFYEKGPSYAGQNETYSIAQPLLDDFLNTIDARVNGGSTVATFRFAHAETMMPFAALLGLPGSTQQAPASTTDVYTYGNNEWRGESVTPMAANVQWDVYARKGEDPATGQRYTPIVRMLYNENEVPFRSECTPVADGSTWYKLTELKSCLAADHKTLGQDARIAEQADATPSPQPSGKPATDSDAATHAAGKGTAAGQASSTTNARPTSLARTGSSVTVFVVLTVGLMLIGVSLNVWRMRR; encoded by the coding sequence ATGTCAACACGAGTGATGAAGAGGATAGTCGGTTCCGTCGCATGCCTCGCCGCGTCTGCCATGTTGTTGCCGGGAACAATCCGGCCGGCTCAGGCTATGGAGGCCGACGGCCGGTACTACAGCAGCAAACAGCCGTATGTGGCCCCGAATGACGCGACCGCGTCGTCCTATAGCAAGGCTCCGAAAGGATACGGACCGATTTATACCGAAAGCATGGCCCGTCACGGATCACGTGGCCTGTCCAGCTACAAGTACGATGCGTTGCTGATGAGGATGGCCGAGACCGCCGCTCGGGATGGCGGGTTCAAGTCGGAGGCCATCAAAGCCGAGTTCGTGAAAAACCTGAGCGGCATCACCGCGGCCAATGTCGAGAACGGCTATGGCATGCTGACCGGTCAGGGCGCACAGCAGCATTACGGTATCGGAGAACGTGCGTACCAGCGTAATCGGTCGCTGTTCGATCAGGCCGCAGCGGATGGCGGGACGATTGCCTACCAGTCCTCCGGCGAAGCGCGCGCCACTGAGTCCGGCGAGAACTTCGAGAAAGGTTTCAACGAGGCTTCGGGAGGCAGGCTCATCGGCAATGTCAGCGCGCCGACGAATCCCGCCGATTCCGGCAATGGCAAGGATTTCCAGAAGAATCCCGACACCCTGTACTTCCACAAGGTGCAGAATCCCGATGGCACAAGCAAGGTGCCGGGTACCAAGGCATACGACATCGCGAACAACTACCAGAATTTCGTTGCCAATGATGCGACCATCGCCGGTGCTGAGAAGACCATAGGTGACAACGTCGACGTCAAACGGGCCTCACATGACCTGTTGTCCCAGATTTTCACCGAAGAATTCCTCGCCAAACTCGAGAATGGCGAATATAAGTGGTACAACACCACGGACGGCACCAAGAAAGGCGGCAAGAACTGCGCGCCAGGTGCCGATGCGTCCAAAGATCCCGACGCATGCGGCGAAGTCTCCAAGAAGATCAAGAGTGAGTATGACGCCGCGATGGATTTGTACAACCTGTACATCATCGCCGCCGACATGCACAATGAGAACACCGGTGACCACACCTTCGCCTTCGACCAGTATTTCCAGGGAGCATATGCGGATGATGCCAGAATGTTCGCATGGGCGCTTGATGCCGAGGACTTTTATGAGAAGGGGCCGAGCTACGCCGGTCAGAACGAGACCTATTCCATCGCGCAGCCTCTGTTGGATGATTTCCTCAATACCATTGATGCGCGGGTGAACGGAGGATCCACTGTGGCGACGTTCCGGTTCGCCCATGCGGAAACCATGATGCCGTTTGCCGCATTGCTGGGATTGCCGGGCTCCACGCAGCAGGCACCGGCCTCCACCACGGACGTGTACACTTACGGCAACAATGAGTGGCGTGGCGAATCGGTGACGCCGATGGCCGCGAATGTGCAATGGGATGTGTACGCCAGGAAGGGTGAGGACCCCGCCACCGGACAACGGTACACGCCCATCGTGCGCATGTTGTACAACGAGAACGAGGTTCCGTTCCGTTCCGAATGCACGCCGGTCGCCGATGGTTCGACATGGTACAAGCTGACCGAACTGAAAAGCTGCCTGGCCGCCGATCATAAGACGCTCGGTCAGGATGCCCGCATCGCGGAACAGGCCGATGCGACCCCGTCGCCGCAGCCATCCGGCAAGCCCGCGACTGATTCCGATGCGGCGACGCATGCCGCCGGCAAGGGAACCGCTGCCGGTCAGGCATCATCCACCACGAATGCCCGTCCGACGTCACTGGCACGTACCGGAAGTTCGGTCACGGTGTTTGTCGTGCTGACGGTCGGATTGATGCTGATCGGCGTCTCGCTGAATGTGTGGCGTATGCGTCGCTGA
- a CDS encoding NAD(P)/FAD-dependent oxidoreductase, which yields MTQKQSVVIIGGGPAGLTAAWELVKDGGAENYDVTVLEATREFGGISRTVKHNGNRMDIGGHRFFSKDERIMDWWKTVLPLQGAPSYDDKKLGRDHDMEPGGPDPETEDKVMLKRHRVSRIFWNRHFFDYPISLSPNTLKAMGFKLTMVAGFSYLKSMFHKLPEDNLENFYINRFGRKLYSMFFEGYTEKLWGRHPSQISADWGAQRVKGLSIMGVLKNAFQKLSPRKRSNAEVETSLIEEFWYPKYGPGQLWETVESNCEAAGVKVLTDARVVEVRQTDGAVSSVVYEDSEGNRTELSGDQFISSMPVKDLVNAIDAAGDDPEAADSKPAPADMTEVANGLPYRDFVTVGLLVKHLKLKNTTNIPTLGNPPIVPDCWIYVQDPGYKVGRLQIFNNWSPYLVKDVDDTVWVGLEYFCEEGDSFWNMSEEDVTKFAISELTRMRVINGPDEVIDSHRERVRKAYPAYFDTYEHMDELIEYLDGFGNLYCVGRNGQHRYNNMDHSMATAMEAVGNIKTGKTSKKNVWSVNTEKSYHEKK from the coding sequence GTGACGCAAAAGCAATCCGTGGTGATTATCGGCGGCGGTCCGGCTGGACTGACCGCCGCATGGGAACTCGTCAAGGACGGCGGCGCGGAAAACTATGACGTGACCGTGCTGGAAGCGACCCGCGAATTCGGCGGTATCTCGCGCACCGTGAAGCACAACGGCAACCGCATGGATATCGGCGGCCACCGTTTCTTCTCCAAAGACGAACGCATCATGGATTGGTGGAAGACCGTTCTGCCGTTGCAGGGCGCACCCTCCTATGATGACAAGAAGCTCGGCCGCGACCACGACATGGAGCCGGGAGGCCCCGATCCGGAGACGGAGGACAAGGTGATGCTCAAGCGCCACCGCGTGTCCCGTATCTTCTGGAACCGCCACTTCTTCGATTACCCGATTTCGCTGAGCCCCAACACGTTGAAGGCCATGGGCTTCAAGCTCACCATGGTGGCCGGTTTCAGCTACCTGAAGTCCATGTTCCACAAGCTGCCGGAAGACAACCTGGAGAACTTCTACATCAACCGTTTCGGCCGCAAGCTGTATTCGATGTTCTTCGAGGGCTACACGGAGAAGCTGTGGGGCCGCCACCCCTCCCAGATCTCCGCCGACTGGGGTGCCCAGCGCGTCAAGGGCCTGTCCATCATGGGCGTGCTCAAGAACGCCTTCCAGAAGCTTAGCCCTAGGAAGCGCTCCAACGCGGAGGTCGAGACCTCGCTGATCGAGGAGTTCTGGTATCCGAAGTACGGTCCCGGCCAGCTGTGGGAGACCGTCGAGTCCAATTGCGAGGCCGCCGGCGTCAAGGTGCTGACCGACGCCAGGGTGGTCGAGGTCCGCCAGACCGATGGTGCCGTGTCTTCCGTGGTGTACGAGGATTCCGAGGGCAACCGCACCGAGCTTTCCGGCGACCAGTTCATCTCCTCGATGCCGGTCAAGGACCTGGTCAACGCCATCGACGCGGCCGGCGACGATCCCGAGGCCGCTGATTCCAAGCCCGCCCCGGCCGATATGACCGAGGTGGCCAACGGCCTGCCGTACCGCGACTTCGTGACCGTGGGCCTGCTGGTCAAGCACCTGAAGCTCAAGAACACCACCAACATCCCCACCCTCGGCAATCCGCCGATCGTGCCGGACTGCTGGATCTACGTGCAGGACCCGGGCTACAAGGTCGGCCGTCTGCAGATCTTCAACAACTGGAGCCCGTATCTGGTCAAGGACGTGGACGACACCGTCTGGGTCGGCCTCGAGTACTTCTGCGAGGAGGGCGACTCGTTCTGGAACATGAGCGAGGAGGACGTCACCAAGTTCGCGATCTCCGAGCTCACCCGCATGCGTGTGATCAACGGTCCGGACGAGGTCATCGACTCCCATCGTGAGCGCGTCAGGAAGGCGTACCCCGCCTACTTCGACACCTATGAGCACATGGACGAGCTCATCGAGTACCTCGACGGCTTCGGCAACCTGTACTGCGTGGGCCGTAACGGCCAGCACCGCTACAACAACATGGACCACTCCATGGCCACCGCCATGGAGGCCGTCGGCAACATCAAGACCGGCAAGACGTCCAAGAAGAACGTGTGGTCCGTCAACACCGAAAAGTCCTACCACGAAAAAAAGTGA